From the Odocoileus virginianus isolate 20LAN1187 ecotype Illinois chromosome 20, Ovbor_1.2, whole genome shotgun sequence genome, the window ctctgcccccccccccccgacctgGTACTAGCTGTGAGCTGAAAGCCCTGCCGAGCGGCTGAAtttcccccttccccccacccccagccctctcccTATCACTCcctgaaacacttttttttcctgaaacactATTAATAGCTCCACTGACGGCCAGCGTTCTCAGAACTGCTTAGAATCCAAGGGTGGAGGACGGGCAGTCCTGTgcccagagactcctggaccctCCCAGCTGGGCCCTTCCTGCCCACAGGTGTGGGGGGTGTGGGCCAGGGTCCTTGGTTAGCACCTCCTGGACTAGAACCCCAGGTACCTTGTTCAGCCCCAGACCAAAGATCCCCGACTGCCGGGGCAACCCTGACCCCTGTGTCTAGTTTGTAtcctaaatctttatttttctagatgTGTTATGCCttcatttccattaaaataaacaGACAACTAGAACCTCCGGGGGTGTGGGTTACCTTCCAACAACTTGCCCAAGGAAAAGCTAAAGGACAGACAGCGCACCTTGAGTTTCTGGCTTTGTGATCCATGCTCCCTGAGAGGGGACAGGCCTGCCTGGAGGTCACACTGGAGGAGCTGTTTGGGAAGGTGTCTGCAGAGAACAGAGCTGAGGAAGAGGGCCCAGGGCAGCTGGCCTTGTCTCTTGCTAGTAacagttttatttcattgaaaataataaataatctatAAATAGGGTAGGAGGAGGAAAGTGAGGTGAGATTGAACAGGGTGGAAAGCATTAGATTCTGGGCTGGGCAGTGGACAGGCAGAGGAAAACTTCACCTCCCTGCATTTCATTCGGGTGGGAGGAGGGCTCCTTTCACCttctctctggcttctctgaTTCGCCCGCCCAGGGTAGAAGGGGGCTGTGAGAGGCTTGCCAGCCTCAGGGCAGAAGTTCAGACTGCCCCATACAAGGCAAACACAAAGCATCGGGATCAATAAATAACGCTGCCTGCCAACCTGGGGGGACCTGCACTAGCGGGGGTGAGGCCCAGGAAACCATCACAGGTTCCTGGTTTCAACAGCAGCAGGGCCCAAGGGAGGGTGCGGCACCCTCACTCTTGCTGAGGAGACTCCGGAGAGACTGGGTCTGGGGAGCCTCGGGCCTTCTCGGCCAACAGCTGGTAGAAGGGTTTGGGGGTCTCCCAGTCCTCGTCCTCGCTGCTGGAGCTGTCCTGCTTCACGATCCGGTTGTGCTGGCGGCTGAACCTGCGCGCCTTGGTGCTGGGGGAGAGGTGGCAGGATGGGTGGGTTTCTCTCGTCTCACCTCCGTCCCACCCCCGGTGCTCTGGGCTCAGTAGTGACCAGGGTCTGGGCTGGGGACGGCCAGGGCTTTATTGGCTCCACCAGGAAAGTGCTGGCTCCTTGGAGACCTGTTAAGATCTGTGCATGCGCTTGTTTTTCCAGAGAGGGGCAACTGAGGACTGGGCAGGTGGCAGCAATTTGAAGTTGGTGGAGAAAAGGggtttcaggagggagggggcattGAGATGGGTAGAAGAGGAGGAGGCCAAGCTACAGGGAGTTAAGACAGTTTCCTGCTCTGAGAAACTCTGAAGCAGAAAGTGCAAAGGAAGTCTAGGGCCAAGGGGGTCCAAATTAAGAATTCAGCTATTTGCCCTTCTAAGTTCCAGGCAGGGGTAGAGCACCCTTCTGCTTCTGTCCCCCAACTCTTCCATAAAATTTGGTGACACCCAGATCTCCCGCCCGAGGAAACTCCCACCCTGTTTCCAACATCACGAAGCTCAAGGCTCTGATGATTTTTCAGAGGAGCAGGGAGGGCCCTTGTGTCCACCACCCACACCTTCTGGGCAGGAGCTTCTCACCAGTATGGTTTTCGCTCCTGCAGGGTCATCACCCGCCAGAGTTGAGCCAGCTCCTTGGTGGCAGCCGTGGATGCGGTCCCAGGGCAGGCTCTGtggcaggagtggggaggaggtgaggaggtgCCTGCAGCCCTGCCTGGCTTGGGCAAAGGCCAACCACATGAGGGGCCCTGGCCCTCCCAGAGCCTCGACTTTCCCATCTGAGAACTCAGATCTTCCCGTGTTGCCCAGAAAGGCTTCCCTTTCATGCCCCCTGGAACAGAGGTGACAGAGGAGGGATCTCGACTAAAGGGTGGCTGGAGAGGGGCCACCCAGTGTCCCGGGATCTGCATCTGCCGCTCTGATAGGAGCACCAGCTCTTCTCCCCTGAGGCTTGAGGGGTCTCCCCCACCTGCGCCCCCAGCTGCAGGCTGGCAATGATTGTTCAGGGTTGGGCGCTTGACAGATCCCATCAAGTTCAGCCCCAAGAACTTCTGCTTGAAATCTTAGAAATGAGGCACTGTCTTCCCACAGGGttgctggggtgggtgggagacAGGACAGCCTGACGCTCCTAGGTAGGGGTGAGCCTGCTCCCAACCTGGCCCAGCAGGGATGGAGCTCGAAGCCGAGAGGAATACAGAGTCCAGAAAAGGGTGAAGATCCAAGAGCATCACGGGAGTCCCAGGACCAGCCACGGCTGAAGGTGGAGCCTCTTTTTCAGGTTATAGTAATTAATTAGTTATATTAATCAGTTATATCAATTATATAAGTTAATATTTGccaattaatttcctttttttcataaGTCTGAGGCGAGTTTCACTGCCTATGATGCACGGGGCCAGGGGAGGCGGGGGCGAGTGTGGCGGGCGAGCGtgtcagcagcagcaggtggccTAGCCCTGAGAGTGGGTGGACAGTGAAGCAGGGCCCCTGTCAGGGCAGAAGAGGACGCCCACCCACCGGATGTACTGCTTCCGGTTCATCCTGCAGAACATGATGAAGCCGTTGACACACTTCTTCTTCATCTGGGGGGTGCCAGGGGCTTTCTTGCTCCCCTTGGACTTGGAGGGACGCCGGCTGGCCCGGCCCTTCCTGGCCTTCCTCCCGGCTGTGGGCAGGAGTGAGATCCGCCGGGTAGGGGTCCACGTGTAGTCCCCATCGTCGCTGGAGGACTGCAGGTCCTCGAGGTCACCCTGAGTGTCCTGCAGGGGGCATAGAGAGGTGAAGGGGGTGTAGGTGAGGGtaggcaggagacctggactgACCCAGCCGATGGCTGTCCGTCTCCCTCACCTCCTGCTGCCTCCACACTGAGTTTGTGTCCATGTCCTCCGAGCCGGGGCTGGATGGCACCTTGCTGTTTTCACTCAGCGAGAGGTAGCAGTGGTCCAGTGAGACCGAGGACTGGCACAGGTCATGGGAGTTGGAGGGGTCTTTGGGGACCTCAGGGGGCGTGTCCTGGGACATGAAGGAGAAAGACAGGAGGAGATGGACAGAGGGGGGCAGTGGTGTCCCTTCATGGCCCCCACTCGCGGCTCTCCTGGGATGTCACACGAGCATCGGAAACAGCTCAGGTTCAAAACAGCCTCGTCCAGACACCACCTCAGAAGTTCAAGCAAAGGTTCCCCAGTTCCCACAGTGGATCAGGGAAGAGGTGGACTGGGGGCTTCTGTCTCCTATTCTGGGGCTCTCCCTCACAATTCCCCTGTGAGGGAGCTGGCACACCGTAGGCAAGTTTTAACTCCCCTGAGCGTGTTTCATCCACGATGGTATCACCACACATCCCCTGCCAGGCCAGGCCAGCGTTTATAAAAGCTCGGCTAACGGTGTCTCTGTTTCTGCGGTGAAATCAGCTACTTGTTGAGGCAGCGGCCACCTTCCCACACATGGAGGGAGAACCATTTGGGGACCAAAGCCGGGCTGCTCCTCTTGTCAGTCGGAGGTTGAACTGCTGGAGCAGACGGTGCTCCGGAGGTCagctctggggcctgggagggaggctctTTCACACCGAGGATCCCAGAGGTCACCTGCTGTTTTCAGTTTCCTCACGGGTTAAATGGTGTCACAAGAGAGCCTACCCCATAGAGCAGTCATAAGATTATGTGGGGTCTTTTCTGGGCACCTGGCAGCTTTTAGATTTATTCTTTACAGGGGGTTCATTCCAAGGGCCCAACACAGAGCAGGGCGCCTGGTGGCCAGCAGGTAGGTTAGGGCACAGATGGGTGGGTGAGTCTCTGGAAGGACCAGGAGAAGCATGATGGACAGACAGCTGAGTTGAGGGGTTGGGGGTGACTGAAAGGTCAAGAGGACGGATGAGTGAATCAAACTGGTGGGAAGAAGGATGGACGGGTGTGTGGACAGGTGTGCGGGCAGACACCTACCTTCTGTGGATCCTCGAAGATGCAGGCAGAAGGTGAATATGCAGGATCTAACAGTATTTCCTCAAAGAGAGCTGTCAGGGACAGAGAGGGAGACCAGAAGGGTGGCTGGGACAGAAGCGCCTCTCTCAAGGCACCAGGCCGCTGTCCTGCCGTCCTCATAGCTGAAGGGCCCTTCTCTGGCTGTGAGCTTTGGGCTCTTCTGCCCAAGTCCAAGTCCAGTTCACAGTCCAGCTCCTGTGGGGGACCTCCAGCCTGGGCAGAGTGAGTAGGTCCCTACCATAGGGTCCCGGAGCCTCCCCTGCACCAGGCTGGCCTGGAGCGACTCCTCACCAGGCTGTGGGctccagggatgggatgggatttGTGCTGGGAGGATTCACTCCCGGGTATCCAGTGCTGCCCAGCAAAGGGCTACACACTTgggctttttctttctcagtgaaCCAAACCTCAGGTCCAGCCCTGGGTGCTCACCTTGGGTCAGGTACTCATTGCCGTCCTCCAGGATCTGTTCGGGCAGCAGTTTCCCTGGGGAGCTGAAGAGGGAGGGGCTGAGCCCTAGGATCTCCTTCAGGGGGTCTGTCTCGATCTCGTTGGTAATCTGGGGAAGCCCCAAGGCCAGTGGGCTCTCTGAAAAGGAAATGTCAGGCTTGAGGGTGTGTCAGGCATTGTCATCTCCCAGAACAGAGCAGCTGGCTTTGAGGAGATGGTGCCCCACACTGGGGAAAGATGACTCTGTCACTTCCTCATTGTGAGTGCTtagaagaggaaattaacagGCGCAGTGCCTGGATtcatgttggtggtggtggtggtttagttcctaagtcatgcagactctttgtgaccccatggactgtagcctgtcaggctcctctgtccatgagattttccagtcaggaatactggaacaggttgcctatttccttctcaaggggaatcttcccaacccagggatcaaacccgcctctcctgcttggcaggcatgttctttcccactgagtcaccagggaagcccggaatTATGTTAGAGAtggcatatataaatataaatatatatacatatatatatgtatatgatgtgCCAGATCCAACAGACTGATATGAGCTAGCTGGAGCTCTGTATTAAGATTCTGAAGTAGTTTCTGGGATCAAGAGAAAGAGTTAGGATTGATTAGCAACGTCTGCCATGGCAACCGATGGCTGGGGACAGCGAGTGCACTGTGTCCGTGCTTAGCGGAcatccatccctctcccacttCCCCCTTCCCTGGACATCCTCAGAACGAAGGTACCAAGAAGGCCCCACACCCACCTACAAGGGGGAGAGACAGAGTTTCAGTCACCTTGGGGGCTGCCCTCTGCAGTCCACGCAGGAAGCCAAGGGTCGGCATTTGGAGACTCCTTGCCCACCTCCTTGCCAGAATCATAGAACACCAGCTTCTCCCTGCAAAAGGTGGAATTCAAGAGGCAGACCTGGGGCCCTGGCTGGAAATACTGTGGCACACAGAGCGAGCCCTTGCCCTCTGGGTGTCTCAGTGTTGCCCACTGTGGAGTAAGACAGGGATGGCTCTGTGCCCGCTGCTGGGGGAGTGCCAGGGGCAGAAACCTTAGTCAGCTGAGGTGCCCGCCCTTAGGGAGCTTCAGGGCTTGTGACGAGAGGCCAGCTGTCATCAGAGCTGATGAcggggggcagagctgggagaggggtttgaggaggaagggagaagatggGCAGGGTAGGACAGAGAACCATGCTGAGCTAGAAGGATAGGTAGAAGGATGGGTAGTTCCTTCCAGGTGGACGAGGGGAacaggcttcctggaagagggaaCCAAGGATGAGAAGCCCAGGGGGACACGGGTGGGCCTCCTTCCAAAGTGGTGAATATTTAGTGGTAAGGATAAGATTCACAGGGGAGGGGCTAGCAAGGTGAGCTGGGGCAAGAGAGGATCTCAAATACAAATTAAGATATCTGTGCGCTACCCAATAAGATGGAGCAGCCTAAAGCCAAAACCCAACATGATCAAAGACTCTGCGTTAAAAAAGCCACGCGGGTGACTGGTGTTGACAGGCTAGAAGGGTAGGACAGGAGGCCAGGGAGGGGCTGCGGCCCTTGTCAGCACAAGAAGCAGGGCTTTCCTTTGGGCTCCCAATGCCTGGTGCAAAGCTAGGCCCTCAGATGTGGTTACCCCAGATACCAGCAGAGGGTGGAAATTGACCCCATTTCTCCCCAGGCCTTAGCCATTCCCCTGGAACATGTCAGCTCCCCAACTCATATCCCCTGAGCTTCCCTTACCTGGGACCAGGCGGGGTCTTGTTGAGAAAATGGATCATCTTGACCCCTTGCTGGGCTTCAAAAGCAGGATAAGACCCCAAATCCTGAGTATCATCTTTTACACAGCAGCCTACGGGGGCAAGTTGGGATGGTCACTCCTGTGACTGGGCCAGATGCCAGGGCTCACAGGGACACAGATGGAGAGGTGCCGGGGTCTCCCACAGCCTCTGCCTACCCCCGCTCCAGCCAAAACctcaggctgggggcggggactCTGAGTGAGgtttgaaagtgaaggtgttagtttttcagttgtgtctgactctttgtgaccccatggactgtagcccgcaaggctcctctgtctgtggaattctccaggcaggaatactggagtgggttgccattccctcctccagaggatcttcccaatccagggatcaaacttgggtctcctgcattgcaggtagaccatctgagccacagggtaCCCTGAATCACCCCCAGATTTCTGGAATCCTACATCTCTATTAGAAGCTCTaaggaagataaaatatttaagttcaataatgatgatgaagatgatggtaGCAAACAAGTATATAGTACTTACCATGGCAGCATAGTTTTAATCATTTTACATACTACTCAGCACCCCTTTGCAAAGGATATGGTTATTATACTACCCAGTTACAGTTCAGTAAACAGAGGCACTGAGCTCtaaagaaacttgcccaaggtcacaagatTAGCAGATGATCTGGGACACCCACCACTCATGGGTGACCCCAGGAAGTGAGCATATGGGATCACCGGGCGGTCACTAGCACCATGCCTGTGGCCTGGCCCAGAGGATAGGCTCTGAGAGGAAGGGCTGAAtcaatgggcagaggaagaggatGACCCGAGGCTTCGCCTTCCAGTCGTGCCCATGTCTGCTGGGGGTGTCACACCTTTGCAAGCTGGCTCGCAGGAGCATTTGTCTGGCTGCTTCAAGGGAAAGGAAGCTCAGTAGGAGGCCCGACTCTTGCCCCCAGTTCTGTGAACTGCAGCCCTCACATGAGGGCTGCACTGATCCTGTCCCCCGCCTTACACCCACAGCCAAGCctgaagggaaaaggaaactgGGAAAGAGGCCAAGAGACGGCACCTCTCTTGTCCACGGTCCAATCCCTGGCTTCTAGGACTGTTTCCAGGACGCCAGGGGGTGCCTGATCAGTGGTGTATAAACAACTGGCTAAGTTAGTGGAGAGGAAAGAGACCAACTTGAGATGTCACAATGGACGCTGTTCTCAGCCACATCCAGCAGTGTCAGCTGGCATCTTCCTCCCTTTCTGTCACCTTGAGATGAGGATGTCTCAGCCTTGGGGAGATTGCAGGAGTCCCAGCATCTTGGAGGGGTGATGGTCTCCACCATGTTTCCTCCTTTCTGGTCTGGAGATGGGGTCTCCAGCTTCTCAGGCTTCTCCAGGGCCAGACAACGACGAGGGTTCTGGGCCCGGGTCTGGCATTCttggagaggagagagatggcATCAGACagggctggtgggggcaggggagctgTCTCCAGAAGGTGGTTGGGGTTGGGGTGGAGACATTCTGCTCTGACCCCAACGACCTGCTTCAAAGCTTTGCCTGGCTGGGTCACTCAGTCCTTCTCAGGTAAGCCCAGATCCTCAAATAAAGACCATCTAGTCCGATACCCCCTTCCTCTGCCTACATGTTAGAATCACTTTGAGAATTCTGAAAAATACTGATGCCCAGGTTCCACCCAGATCACTGAAGCCCAGTGTTCTGCGTGGGAGGCACAGGCAGGGGCATTTTTTAAAGCATCCCAGTGATTCAGATGTGCAGCCAGGGCTGGAAATCATTGATTAGGTCCGACTCCTCCCACCCTTTTTTTAAAGCTAGgtcatgtggcatgcaggatcttagttcctcaaccagggattgaaccagtgccccctgaattgaaagtgtggaatcttaacctctagaacaccagggaagtcccccaactCCCTTTTTAAAGACATGGAAAATGGGGCTCAAAAAGGGGAAGAGACAGGTAGTGAGTTAGTAGCAAGGCTGAGGTGGGACTTGGGACCCTCACCTCCCACACAGGGTCCTTCCATCACCCATGCACCCTGCTGCCCTGGCCTAGGGATGGATGATAGGACAGAGGGATGATAAATGCTGACAGCAGATTCCATTTGCTGGGCACTGGCTACATGCCCCGCCATTTAAGCACTCCTTGAGTGGTGTGCACATGGGCTCCTCATCCTGAAGACCACCTTGTGGCGGGCACTCCAATATCCAGaccaggaaacagaggctcagaggatgagtgaccccacccccaccccaccgccgcCACCCCAGGCCTCAGAGCTAGGAAGAGGAGGGCACGAGGAGTTGAACCGAGTCACGTCTGAATCTAGAGCCTGGTGCAGGCTCAGGATTGCTGACTGGGCCTCCCTGGAGTGGTGACGGCCCTGGAGATGGAGCCCCATTCCTGTGGGACTCCTGCTTCCTGTTCTACTGCAGGCTTGTACCTGACACTCGGGTTGGCTTTTTCTTCCGAGGTTTTCGGCATGCTCCCCAAAGACGGGACTTCTGAGAGTGTGGGGAGCTGGACGGGGTGGAGAGTCTCTGCTTTGCAGAG encodes:
- the MEIOSIN gene encoding meiosis initiator protein isoform X1 → MWDSSIHVCSPEQPRTNSLSPSDRKQRKNHTSKLQELALLLPVTLKTGTKKLTKKEILLHVLQYIHYLQSCISVAKASLQLHTTHGQGGLGGLGWNPAAGSAKQRLSTPSSSPHSQKSRLWGACRKPRKKKPTRVSECQTRAQNPRRCLALEKPEKLETPSPDQKGGNMVETITPPRCWDSCNLPKAETSSSQGCCVKDDTQDLGSYPAFEAQQGVKMIHFLNKTPPGPREKLVFYDSGKEVGKESPNADPWLPAWTAEGSPQESPLALGLPQITNEIETDPLKEILGLSPSLFSSPGKLLPEQILEDGNEYLTQALFEEILLDPAYSPSACIFEDPQKDTPPEVPKDPSNSHDLCQSSVSLDHCYLSLSENSKVPSSPGSEDMDTNSVWRQQEDTQGDLEDLQSSSDDGDYTWTPTRRISLLPTAGRKARKGRASRRPSKSKGSKKAPGTPQMKKKCVNGFIMFCRMNRKQYIRACPGTASTAATKELAQLWRVMTLQERKPYCTKARRFSRQHNRIVKQDSSSSEDEDWETPKPFYQLLAEKARGSPDPVSPESPQQE
- the MEIOSIN gene encoding meiosis initiator protein isoform X2, with product MWDSSIHVCSPEQPRTNSLSPSDRKQRKNHTSKLQELALLLPVTLKTGTKKLTKKEILLHVLQYIHYLQSCISVAKASLQLHTTHGQGGLGGLGWNPAAGSAKQRLSTPSSSPHSQKSRLWGACRKPRKKKPTRVSECQTRAQNPRRCLALEKPEKLETPSPDQKGGNMVETITPPRCWDSCNLPKAETSSSQGCCVKDDTQDLGSYPAFEAQQGVKMIHFLNKTPPGPREKLVFYDSGKEVGKESPNADPWLPAWTAEGSPQESPLALGLPQITNEIETDPLKEILGLSPSLFSSPGKLLPEQILEDGNEYLTQALFEEILLDPAYSPSACIFEDPQKDTQGDLEDLQSSSDDGDYTWTPTRRISLLPTAGRKARKGRASRRPSKSKGSKKAPGTPQMKKKCVNGFIMFCRMNRKQYIRACPGTASTAATKELAQLWRVMTLQERKPYCTKARRFSRQHNRIVKQDSSSSEDEDWETPKPFYQLLAEKARGSPDPVSPESPQQE